CTTATCAAGACAGAAAGTCTTGAGGTAGGTTGCATGTGTCCACATTCAGGTGTGGCCTTGTGCAGAGTGGGAGCAGTAGGGACATGTTACTTGATCTTCTGTTGGAAATAGTTTGTCATCCTAacctgccttctttttcttttgagagcaGGGCCATGTGGAGCCATGTTACCAATCTTTGATCTCTAGGTTTTACAAGAAGCAGAAACAAGGACTAAATGATGAGCAATCTGTCTAGTGCCACCGAGTTCTGCCTTCTAGGATTCCCAGGGTCCCAAGAACTACACCACTTTCTTTTTGCTGTATTCTTTTTGTTCTACTTGGTGACACTAATGGGAAACACAGTCATCATTGTGATTGTGTGTGTTGATAAACGTCTGCAGTctcccatgtatttcttccttggtCATCTCTCTGCCTTGGAGATCCTGATCACATCGATCATCGTGCCCATGATGCTTTGGGGTTTGCTGCTCCCTGGGATGCAGACAATATCTTTGGCTACATGTGTCACTCAGCTCTTCCTGTACCTTGCTGTGGGGACCACAGAGTTTGCATTACTGGGAGCGATGGCTGTGGACCGTTACGTGGCTGTCTGTAATCCTCTGAGGTACAATGTCATTATGAACAGCCGCACCTGCATCTGGGTGGTCATTATGTCATGGATGTTTGGGTTCCTTTCTGAAATATGGCCTGTCTATGCTACATTTCAGTTAACCTTCTGCAAGTCAAATCTGTTAGACCATTTTTTCTGTGAGCGGGGGCAGCTACTCAAATTGTCCTGTGATGACACACTTTTCACAgagtttgttcttttcttaatgGCTATTGTCATTATCATTGGCTCTCTGGCCCCAACAATTGTCTCCTATACCTACATCATCTCTACCATCCTCAAGATCCCCACAGCGTCTGGCCGGAGGAAAGCCTTCTCTACTTGTGCCTCTCATTTCACCTTTGTTGTGATAGGCTATGGCAGTTGCTTGTTCCTCTATGTGAAGCCCAAGCAAACACAGGCAGCAGAATACAATAAGATAGTTTCCCTGTTGATTTCTGTGTTAACTCCTTTCCTGAACCCTTTCATCTTCACCCTCAGGAATGACAAAGTCAAAGAGGCCCTTCGGGAAGGTATGAAACGCTGCAGTCAACTCCTCAAAGACTAGACCTCTCTGCCTACGTTTTGGGTAGTAATATCCTCTATAGGTTATTCAGCAACCTAGAAAACCCTAGCCATGGAAGGAGACAAGGCAGAGAAAACTGAAACCCATTCTCTGCCCACTAGAATCCCATTCCTGTTTCTGATGATTCCACTATTGAACTGAGGAAGCATAGCCTTGGGAAATTGGAGgattagagaaaagaaatagacatACTGTTGTAGGTTTCCATGACTCAGTGAATTTGCCTATAATCTGTTATGAAGATGTATTTCCTAGGGGTTAaggaagtggaaggaaggagaggggagtcATCTGGCATAATCAGAGTACCAAGGGAGAgatgcttattttgtttctttatcaacTAATGTGgggtttttcataatttttatgcaATTTCTTGGTGATATGACTGAAAGcactttatttactttattcttttcagcataacagtattcattgtttttgcaccacacctagtgctccatgcaatccatgccctctctagtacccacTATCTGGttcccctgacctcccacccccgccccttcaaaaccctcagattgtttttcagagtccatagtctcttatggtttacttccccttccaatttccctcaactcccttctttttTACATAAttctttggaagattttatttatttatttatttatttatttatttatttacttacttacttacttatttatttacttggcagagagagatcacaagagagaggcaggcagcaaagaggggaagcaggttccctgttaagcagagagcctgatgcagggctccattccaggaccctgagaccatggacTGAGCTGAAGGatgaggtttaacccactgagccaagcaGATGCCCCTGACTGTACACACTTTAAATATTCTATGATTCTCCTCTTCTCTCGTGGTCTATCATGTTATCTTGGTCCCATTGTTACTGCAAAgtaaatacaatgttatataccTTTTGCCACAGCACCAATGTGGAGTGGTGATAAGGGGATTGGGATAATTTCTTTTAGTAAGTTTTGGTGATGTGAAGGTATGAAATCTTTTGGCGTATGTGGGGATTGAGacaaataagaattaaatgactTCAGTCTAGAGAGAGAATCCTGTGTTTTATAGCTGCTTAAATCAATGTCTTAAATATGTCTTTGAGACTGCTCCCAGACCCAGACTTCAGCCATCATGATGCCTTTGGTTCTTTGTCTCCCAAATCCAAGTGTCCCAGTACCTTGCCATAGATCTTCTCTGTGGGGGAGCATCAAAGGAGTGAGCAGCTACCCTCCTAACTGGCAGTTCTTTACGAATTCCAGGGCATGGTTTCATGGCAATGCAGTTGTAGGTAGTTTGTAAGGTTAGAGGAAGGTCATTGAGGGACAGTGTTGATGAAATGGTAACATCTCCTGGCAGCCCTGAATTGGCTGGAGATAATTGAGCCTCCCAGCAGTGGGTGATGGCAGTCCATAGGATGACAAAGAGTCTTATGTGAAGATGCCTTCCATTTGGCGAGGACCTGCAAGACCCCCAAGTGTGATGTAGTTGATATCACCGCATAGGGGCACAAAAACCAGCCCAAGCTCTGCTAGCCAACCAGTGGGTTGTGATGGGACTGCATTGGCTGGAGAAAGTGTTGAAGACTGACACAAAGGGATCCTCCACCCCAGGCTCATTTCCTGTGGTCTGCTCTCCCTAGAAAAATACCATGTTTTCTCCTTAAGTACTCCAGAGAGGATGTCTTTTCTAATCTACACAAGGCTTTGCACAGCGTATGTTGTCTCTGGGCTGGTAGAGGCAAATTAGGAGGACAGAAAAGAGCCTCACTGTCCTCAGGTATggtgtctttgtttttttcaactgTCATTCCCCACACCTCTTGCTCCCTGTCCTATCACCCTTTGTTCATCTACCaactatcttctttctttttgttctctcccTTGTCCTTGagctcttctgttctttctccttctttccctttcccttgtttccctttcccctccaaTCAATCTCTGACCTCCCACTGgtaatgttttcttcttcttgcccTTCTCCTTCAGCAGCATTTCTATTCCCCTCCTGCATCTCAGGGATGCTGTGTTCTAAACTGCCTCTCTGAATGACCTTGCctatgagaagaaaaagagagttcCTGGTGAAGAAACTAGTGATGGGGCATTAAACATCTCCTATATCAAAGACAATGTTCTTCTGCTTGGCCtttgattctttttaattttattcattcatttgatagagagatcacaagtagacagaaaggcagacaaagagagagggggaagcagtctccccgctgagcagagagcccaacgtgaggctccatcctaggaccctgagatcacaactccagccaaaggcagtggcttgacccactgagccacccaggtgcccctggcctttgatttttgaaaaaggaacATTACTATCTGTGTTACTATCTGTGTAACACTATCTGTGTTACTATCTGAACATTACTATCTGTCTACTTGGGTTGCCATAATAAAACACTATACATTTGTTGGCTTacacaagagaaatttattcctCATAGTTTTAGAGACTCTCAAATCCAAGATTAAGGTTAATGACAATTGAGTGTCTGGTGAGTGCTTTCTTCCTgacttgtagatggccatcttctttctctgcctttaactggtgtttccttgtgtgtttggggtgagagagcaagtgagatcTGGTGTCCTTTCTTATAGGGAACAAAATCTCATGTGATCAGGCCTCACTTAAtcacttattttcaaatatatttacttcTTAAGGGTCCCCATCTCCCAGTGCAGCTTTAGTGGGTGTCagggtttcaacatatggattttgaGGGAACAGAGACCTTTAGTTCTGAATACTGTCACTGTGCCCCTGCTCTGTAATCCAAGCTTATTTTCAACGTGGATGTCTACTCCATGTTCACACTGGAGGTTCTAATTTCCTAAGATGCAGGTATCTcctacacaaaaatgaattcagggatgcctgggtggcaaagtgggttaaaggctctggctttggcccaggtcatgatcccagggtcttgggatcaagccctgcatcaggttctctgtagggagcctgcattcccacccctctgcccccactgcctgcctctctgcctacttgtgatctctgtctgtcaaataaataattaagtctttaaaaaaactgtattCAGATGCCTCACACCTCCCCTTCTCTGCTATGTACTCAATAGCCTCTTGCCTTATTTATCTTTTGTCTCTACTCCTCACAACTAACAACTGAGTATGTATATAATCAGCTCAGGTAtgcaaaaagaaatattaattataGACATTTATTTGAACTTCTTGTTTATGGAGTTATCCATACTCAAAATAAGTCCTAtgtatattttgatatatgtcAAATGCAATGTATTACAGTTTTATTTGACTTACACATTGGCCTCATAACATATGCTTTGTGGTGTTAGTTACATGttcaaagtgaaaattaaaacaaagttagAGATGATGTTACTTTCAAATGGGAGAGGTCCTAATAGTGTCTCTTCTGGAAAAGTCCCTTGTTGACAATAAAATGTTTGCCCAGTTAGTGTCTATTACATATCTCTGAGAAGATAttccctttttctgttttatgtcaTACAGGTATTTTCTTATAACCAACAGTAATGATGCATAAATaatggtatatattatataaatcaaaatatgaaatttattttatactagTGTTTCTATTAGGAGATAAGGAAAAAGGAGTGGTATgtaattaaaacttttatttctacTGCATAGCCACCagaatatttagtttttttttttccaaattgaaatAT
Above is a genomic segment from Mustela nigripes isolate SB6536 chromosome 4, MUSNIG.SB6536, whole genome shotgun sequence containing:
- the LOC132014885 gene encoding olfactory receptor 9A4 encodes the protein MMSNLSSATEFCLLGFPGSQELHHFLFAVFFLFYLVTLMGNTVIIVIVCVDKRLQSPMYFFLGHLSALEILITSIIVPMMLWGLLLPGMQTISLATCVTQLFLYLAVGTTEFALLGAMAVDRYVAVCNPLRYNVIMNSRTCIWVVIMSWMFGFLSEIWPVYATFQLTFCKSNLLDHFFCERGQLLKLSCDDTLFTEFVLFLMAIVIIIGSLAPTIVSYTYIISTILKIPTASGRRKAFSTCASHFTFVVIGYGSCLFLYVKPKQTQAAEYNKIVSLLISVLTPFLNPFIFTLRNDKVKEALREGMKRCSQLLKD